The genomic region gagagtagcgggagagagagagcgaaggttgcgacggcgcattaccatctgagtaggggcagagtgagtagtgttggaggagagcgagagagaaaaagatacaaagtagtggtcggagacatggaggggagtgtcagtgagattagtagaagaacagcatctagtaaagatgaggtcaagcgtattgcctgccttttgagtagggggtgagagggtgaggtcaaaagaggagaggagtggaaagaaggaggcagagagaaatgagtcaaaggtagacgtagggaggttaaagtcacccagaactgtgaggccagctctaggaagagtcttggtggttcctaacttcttccatttaagaatgattgtagccacgagtgtgcaaagctgtcatcaaggcaaagggtggctatttgaagaatctcaaatataaaatatattttgatttgtttaacactttattggttactacatgattccatatgtgttgtttcatagtttttatgtcttcactattattctacaatgtaaaaaatagtaagcACACTTagcacttttgactggtactgtatctgttgttccatgtagtgaatctgttattcattgtgtttgtatgggctaatagcagtaaggccaaatataTATGTCCATCAAATAAGTTTTCTATTCTTTTTTTtgttatacttcaaggggtcttaaaattaaaatagcaaaatgatccttggtatgaccttcttaaaacaattccatatagcttagtcgaacagtgggctccaaaattactggcacccctgactggcaatgcaaAAAACATACTTTAAAacatataaacaatataattatagagataaTTTGTtatggtactgtccatttgtagcttgtttttggacacaggtccaggaatggctaaaatattgcaatatttacctggagctaaccctacagatagcactactgggtgatctgaaaagtcatagtcaatcgattaataatataataatacttttagcaaaaaaaaatattttcaatttacaatctgtagaaacaatgagaatagaagggttccgaacttttgtaaaacatcacagtacagttgaaaaatatatggcaaatacaaatccaatatggatggtgttaagagatagatgggtggtgttgaaggattggactaataacaactaacaacaactaataacaacaagataactaatgtaaagcatactgtgtccataataagtatatagcttataggttgagagcttttgtgaaagaggatagttagaaagatatggcatatagaagaaaACCGgacggacatcatgaaaatgatcggagaggttgagggtagaggaagttcatgagtaaaaacaaacaaaatataattattgtaaaattgactgtgtccataaaatgtatatagtatgtataagctggaagtagaggcctaagcattgttgttcactagtttactccaattagggaaggggttgtGGGGttggaaggtgagggatcagcccagaactacacggcaggacctggtcaatgacctgaagagagctgggaccacagtctcaaagaaaaccattagtaaaacactacgccgtcatggattaaaatcctgcagcgcacgcaaggtccccctgctcaagccagcgcatgtccaggcccgtctgaagtttgccaatgaccatctggatgatccagaggaggaatgggagaaggtcatgtggtctgatgagacaaaaatagagctttttggtctaaactccactcgccatgtttggaggaagaaggatgagtacaaccccaagaacaccatcccaaccgtgaagcatggaggtggaaacatcattctttggagatgcttttctgcaaaggggacagaacgactgcaccgtattgaggggagaatggatggggccatgtatcgcgagatcttggccaacaacctccttccctcagtaagaacattgaagatgggtcgtggctgggtcttctagcatgacaacgacccgaaacacacagccagggcaactaaggagtggctccgtaagaagcatctcaaggtcctggagtggcctagccagtctccagacctgaacccaatagaaaatctttggagggagctgaaagtccgtattgcccagcgacagccccgaaacctgaaggatctggaggtctgtatggaggaatgggccaacatccctgctgcagtgtgtgcaaacctggtcaagacctacaggaaatgtatgatctctgtaattgcaaacaaaggtttctgtaccaaatattaagttctacttttctgatgtatcaaatacttatgtaatgcaataaaatgctaattaattacttaaaaatcatacaatgtgattttctggatttttgttttagattccgtctctcacagttgaagtgtacatatgataaaaattacagacctctacatgctttgtaagtaggaaaacctgcaaaaccggcagtgtatcaaatacttgttctccccactgtatatatacagtcgtggtcaaaagttttgagaatgacacaagtgttggtcttcacaaagtttgctgcttcagtgtttttagatatttttgccagatgttactatggtacactgaagtataattacaagcatttcataaagtgtcaaaggcttttattaacaattacattacgtttatgcagagtgtcaatatttgcagtgttgacccttctttttcaagacctctgcaatccaccctggcatactgtcaattaacttctgggccacatcctgactgatggcagcccattcttgcccaatcaatgcttggagtttgttagaatttgtgggtttttgtttgtccacccgcctcttgaggattgaccacaagttctcaatgggattaaggtctggggagtttcctggccatggacccaaaatgtcaatgttttgttccccgagccacttatttatcacttttgccttatggtaaggtgctccatcatgctggaaaaggcattggtcgtcaccaaactgttcttggatctttgggagaagttgctctcggaggatgtgttggtaccattctttattcatggctgtgttcttaggcaaaattgtgagtgagcccactcccttcgctgagaagcaaccccacccatgaatggtctcaggatgctttactgttggcatgacacaggactgatggtagcgctcaacttgtcttctctggacaagctttttCCCGGATGcctcaaacaatcggaaaggggattcatcagagaaaatgactttaccccagtcctcagcagtccaatccatttttcaatttttccattttagtcatttagcagacgctcttatccagagcgacttacagttagtgagtgcatacattttcatactggtcccccgtgggaatcgaacccacaaccctggcgttgcaagctgagctacacaggactacaaTCCCTGTAcgttttgcagaatatcagtctgtccctgatgtttttcctggagagaagtggcttcctcgctgcccttcttgacaccaggccatcctccaaaagtcttcgcctcactgtgcgtgcagatgcactcacacctgcctgctgccattcctgagcaagctctgcactggtggtgccccgatcgcgcagctgaatcaactttaggagacggtcctggcacttgctggactttcttgggtaccctgaagccttcttcacaaaaaTGGaatctctctccttgaagttcttgatgatccgataatttttttttttacattttagtcatttagcagacgctcttatccagagcgacttacatgagcaattagggttaagtgccttgcttaagggcacatcgacagatttttcacctagtcggctcagggattagaaccagcgacctttcggttactggcacaaacctcttacccactaagctacctgccgccccggcaggtaggtgcaatcttactaacagcaatatccttgcctgtgaataactttttgtgcaaagcattgatgacggcacgtgtttccttgcaggtaacaatggttaacagaggaagaacaatgatttcaagcaccaccctccttttaaagcttccagtctgttattctaactcaatcagtatgacagagtgatctccagcattgtcctcgtcaacactctcacctatgttaacgagagaatcactgacatgatgtcagctggtccttttgtggcagggctgaaatgcagtggaaatgttttttggggattaagttaattttatggcaaagagggactttgcaattcattgcaattaatctgatcactcttcataacattctggagtatatgcaaattgccatcataaaaactgaggcagcagactttgttaaaattaatatttgtgttattctcaaaacttttgaccacgactatatATGGTGACCCACATTGAGATGCTACTGCCTGGGCTGTGATAAAATGTAAAGGCCCCAAGTAAATCTCCTTGGCTTTAAGCCTTCACATCAGCCTGCTGGAGAGAGAGAATTTCTCATCTTCAAAACGTGGGTTTTCAGATTTTGCCTGTGATACTTTTATACATGATTTAAATTACATACTGGGAAGGACAGACTATAATACACCTCAGTAGGTTCAGCAGTGTTTTTTTAATGGTTATATCCTTGTTTGAATTGGCATTATTTTTGAGTGATGTTTTTCCTCTAAACAATTTACAGCtctgattttctccccatcataaCTGTCAACGGAGGTAAATAACAGTGGTTTCCTTGAAAAGGGGAGAATTTGAGCTTTACAAAAATGCCAGAATTATTACTGTACTTCTAATATTCAACAAATAGCATTTGCTTTTCCCATAGGAAAAAAGCAACTGCAATTCGCTTTTGCGGACTGCAGCGTGAGAGCGGCAACACAGATGAATGAATAACAGCGCACATGGGAAAATAGAGCTTCTGATGTGATAAAGCAAAGATAGCCTACATGAAAATAAGAGAGTAAACATTGTATGTAGTTAACGTTAGTTACAAGTCAAGTGTCTTGGCTTCGCATCAGTTCAGAAGATTGACGAGTGACTGAAGTGACCTCCTGGGAGCTGTGTGGGAGAGCCCGGGCAGATCACAGATCAGCTCCATCAGACCATGCAACTGAAAGATGCCAATTCTGCCAATGAGAGGATTGCATGAAATATTCTGCATGCATGCATGCTTAGGATTGGACAAAATGTATATAAAGGAGCTTCATGTCAAATTAAATGTAAATTAGTCTCACGTGGAATTCTCTTCACCTCGTCACATTTTCGAAGACTAAAATGAAAAGTAATTTGTAATAGTTATGATTTTTTCCAGGGCATCTTGTCTCCTTGTCGCCATAGTTTTAGTCAGGAAAAATAGGTTGTTGACGAGTTTAACACTGGttctcacacagacatacacatatCCACAAAACCGACGAGTGACTAGCAACTATTCTATTAGCGATTTATGCCCTAAAATGTAAGCCCTATTGTATTTGTTGGTGTTATTATTATTCTTCCCTAAGGGCAAATTCACATGCACATTCCTGTGAGTTGGTAAGGCCATGAAGGTAGAACTACCCTCTCAAGCAATGCCATGTCAATTGGCCACATGGTGGCGCTATAACAAGCGATTGAAGATACAAACTTTGAAAGGTCACTCACCCCATGTGACGTAGAGTCTTGAAATTCAGCACATAGGTCCCTCCACAAGGAACAAATTTGCCTCAGGATCCATGATGGATTTTCCGCCATTTTGAATTCTGTGAAAAACACTTAAAATGCTACTCCTCTGGCACCGAATGACTGATCTGCACTAATCTTGATATATAGCATCAATGGACCAAGGTGTCTCAATGCAATAATTTACAGACTAGTACCTCAAACAACATGACCAATAAACATTAACGTGGGCgtggtctggcacataaatgcatataaaATCAGACACAGATATTTGTATTGTAATAAAACTTGATACACATGTTCCAAATAttgtcaagactcaacatatgcaaGCACATTCAGTTCGGCCACATGGTGGCGCTATAATGGTAACATATTTATGTCTCTTAATCTGTTTGACTCAGAGTGATGGgatttggcacacatgctcagggatatgagtttAGCTAACCTGTAAAGTATGGTTAAGTTTGGTTGCATGGTGGCACTGTTGGACAGGAAAAAACATTAATGCAAGCTCATTGGGTTATAGCGGCCATGTTATTTGAGCTAGAGTCCTGGAAAATATTGCATTTAAAGACATGGGTCCACAGATGCTATATACCAAATTTGGCCAATCGGTCCAGTGGCTCTGTAGAAGATGTTTAAAGTAGTCAACATCATCAAAATACATCAAAAGCATATTGCATGATCTGTTCGATGTCAAAATTGCCTGATACTTGGCGGAATTCATTATGCCATCAATCTTAACCAGTGCCCCTGGACCTCTGGaattaaaacagccccaaaacctcactgacccaccaccatatttcaccatgggtatgaggtgcctctccttgtatgcATCTCTATTTCGAGATTTGGCAGCAtttacagttgtgagtctttctgggtaagttgcaaagagctttgcacacctggattgtacaaaatatttgctgtcaagttggttgttgatcattgctagacagctattttctagtcttgccatagatttcaagccgatttaagtcaaaactgtaacgaggccactcaggaacattcaatgtcgtcttggtaagcaatttcAGTGTATATTTGAAAGGTGaatgtgtctcccagtgtctgttggaaagcagactaaaccaggttttcctctaggattttgcctgtgcttagctctattctgtttatttgtatcctaaaaaactctctagtccttgccgatgacaagcatacccataacatgatgcagccaccaccatgcttgaaaataagaagagtggtactcagtgatgatttgtgttggatttgccccaaacacaatgctttgtattcaggacatgcatttctttgccacatttgttgcagttttagtttagtgctttattgcaaacaggatgcacgtttttgaatagttttattctgtacaggcttccctcTTTTGactctgtaatttaggttagtattgtggagtaactacaatgttgttgatccatcctcagttttctcctatcacagccattcaactctgtaactgttttaaagccagcatcggcctcatggtgaaatccctgtgtggtttccatgcaacttatgtgacttgttaagctcatttgtactcctgaattttaggcttaccataacaaaggggttgaatacttattgactcaagacattgtagcttttcattttgtattaatttgtaaacatttctaaaaacatacagTACAAGTCAGAAGTTTTGACAcaccattcaagggtttttctttaatttgacaattttttacattgtagaataatagtgaagacatcaaaactacgaaataacacatatagaatcatgtagtaaccaaaataaatagaaatatattttatatttgagattcttcaaatagccaccctttgccttgatgacagctttgcacactcttggcattctctcaaccagcatcatgaggtagtcacctggaatgtatttcaattaacaggtgtgccttcttaaaagcgCTCTCAACTTTTTTGGGCACTCGATAGTTGTCTGCTTTTTGTTCATATCCTGGTCTTCTTTTCCTTGTATTGTAGGAATAATCTGTCCGAGCTAGAGGTCTCAACTGAAGTCAGCAAGTGAGAGGTGTGAATCTTGAGAATACAGCACtcaaatgtatactgaacaaaaatataaatgcaacgtaaagaaagtgttggtcccatgtttcatgagctgaaataaaatatcgcagaaatgttccatatgcacaaaaagcttatttctctcaaaatgttgtgcacaaatttgtttatatccttgttagtgagcatttctcctttgccaacataatccatccccctgacaggtgtggcatatcaagaagctaattaaacagcattatcattacacagctgcaccttgtgctggggacaataaaaggccactctaaaatgtgctgttttgtcacacaacacaatgccacagatgtctcaagttgagggagtgtgcaattagcatgctgaatgcaggaatgtccaccagagctgctgcCAGATAATTTGATGTtcaattctctaccataagccacctccaacgttgttttagagaatttggcaaccggcttcacaactgcagaccaagtgtaaccacaccagcccaggacctccacatcttcacctgcgggatcatctgagaccaaccaccaggacagctgatgaaactgaggagtatttatgtctgtaataaatcgCTTTTGTGGATAAaaaatcattctgattggctgggcctggctccccaggcccacccatggctgcgcccctgcccagtcatgtgaaatccatagattacatttgacattttagtcatttagcagacgctcttatccagagtgacttacagttagtgagtgcatacatttttcatactggccccccgtgggaatcaaacccacaacactggcgttgcaagcgccatgctctaccaactgagctacaggggactagggCCAAATGTatctatttcaattgactgatttctttatatgaactgtaactcaatcaaatcgttgaaattgttgcatgttgcgtttatatttttgttcagtatacctgTTGTGTCCTGAGTGAATTGCTCAATAAAATTCAACTACAGCCAAACCTCTTTATTGATGTAAATCTCAAAATTCAGTTGATTACTGCAACACATTTGTAGCGAACTCAAGTACCACAACTTATTCATTGTAAATGCAGAGGCTGTTTATTTGGAAGCTAAGCCATTAACTACAGAATAAATACACCAAATGTGAAATTGATGTGTGattaacaatgtaaaaaaaaatacacatCCTCTGCATATAATAAaagataaataaaaataaactgcgCTCTTGTCAACATCCATGATTTATTGATATATCCAATATTGACAGGGAGAAAATAGCATGACAGAATGGATTATTTGATTCCTCACAAAAATCTGGTCAATAAACCACTAGTCCTGAGCCACCCTGCGTGACTCACCCTTCAGCTGGTTGATAAACTTGGCGGCCAGCTCCAGGTCTCCGTGCTCCAGGCTGTAGGCGGCGTAGGAGAGCAGCTTAAACGTGTCGAGATCTTCGGCCGACAGCTTGGCAGGGGGGGGCCTCCTGCTTCTTCTCAAAGAGCAGGGTAGCCTGCAGGTAGGACAGGAAGTACTGATAGAGGCTGTTGCGGGTTTCGTCGATCAGGGCCACGCGGCGGGCCAGCTGGCGGATGACATAGAAGCGGGCGTGGAGAGAGGCCTCGCTGTAGACCCCGCGACTGAGGGACTCGGAGGACAGGGCAGTGGCCAGTGCCAGGGCAAACCCGTTCTTGGCACAGCTCTCCTTGATGGCCTGCACAGCGCCCTCTAGGCGCTCGGTGGGGTCGTTTAGGGCAGCGGTCCTCAGGGTGTAGTTCAGAGCCTCCACTGAGAGCCACAGCTGATGGGCCTTAGGGGCCTCCTCCTCTGCAATAACATGGCCTGTAGGGTAATAGATAACACTTTAGTGTCTCATACAGAACACACCAGAATATATAAAAACAATTCTGGTATAGTCAAAATGTGAAATGTCCTGCTTTTTTTTGTTGGTTTAGACAAGTCTTTTGGCTCATGATAGTACCAGAAAGGGAACAAGTATTGTATTTGAATGTTGCATAACATTGTATGTGACCTTCACCTGAATGCAGAGACAGCATTTTCATCCCTGTGGACTCTGTGTAGTGTGTATTATTCACTGTCAATGGCCTTCTCTATGCCCTTGAGCCTGGCATAAGCtgcattcatgtccagggtgaagcTGTCCAGTTGGTCCTGTGTCAGATGAAGatactctgtctctttctccatcAACGTGCTGTTCAGGATCTGGAGAGGATTCAAATGATGTTCATCATTCAGTTTGCATTAGGTAGGTTTTACAGTTTAGGAGTGTTTGCATTGCTAAATATTCACAGTAAGTAGTTATGATGTAGCAGTGACATATGCAATAAAGGGAACTCTCAAAACACTGAATACAGGTTTGGGTTattggttggttggctggctggcttacCTTATCTCCTGTATTTGAATATATCACCCTCCTGTATTTGAATATGAATGAGGTTTGATTGGCTGTGGGTATGAATATGTAACAGTAGACAATGTGTGACTGTAAGGGGATATGGATATACttgcctcctcttcctcagaaCGCAGCTCCTGAACCTTGGGGACGTCACGCAGGTGGTCTGTGTGTGCTGCAGCCCGTCTACGCAGCTGGGTCTGCATCTCAGCCTCCATCACCTCCCGAGTCTCCTCCACCTGATGATGAACACACCGATACAGTCATTCATCCATCACTAGAAAACACCCAACTAACAGTTTGGCCTCATTCTCAGCAGTGTCATTCACTCTCATTCTACTCATCTGTCTAACAGAGCAAACATTTAGCTAGATTGCTACTTTAAGAGAAAAGGGAAAGTCCTTCAATCAAAATGGATGAATAGTGCCATATCATTAGGATTGTTTGATTAAGAGTTATTACAATAGAGAAACACCCTTTTCTCTCACCTTTTTCTCCTGCTCCAGATGCATTTGTTCTCGATTGTGTTCCAGGGCGGTGGATACTGCCAACTCCAGGGCCTTCTTGTCTTCCAGCTTCTGCTGCTCCAGGGCAGACTTGATGTGGATCTGTTCCCTCACCCTCTGCTCCGCCAGCTCCCGGTTCAGCTGGTCAATACGTCGGTGGGCATGGGCGATCAGGGAGTTGAGGTCATCTTGAGTCAGCTTCCCTGCTGGAAACGGCCAAGGGCCAGTCCGTGAATTGAAGGGCTTATTTATGCTGCAACTATTTTTCCCATGGTTCCATAGTCAAGACCGGTTCTAATTCTCAATTAATCTTTCCTCGATTCCTTGCATCCTTCCTTTTGTGTCTTTATCAAAACACATTGAAAAAAGGGGGGGGCTttggaccttctcctccaatagagttgagaaggaggcgagaggATGCAAGGAATTGCAGAAAGAAACTGAACTTAAGCCAATCATGTCATTGATGCTGAGCATAGTTTTTCACAGGCTTACTGCAAAGCCTAACTTTCGAGATGTGGGTGGGTAATGGTAGTAAGTGGTGGGGGTGAAACTGCCGCATGTGGTCTGACTCTTACTGAGTCCCTTCCATTTGGCCAGCATCTCTGGAGTGATGCTGTTCCTTCTGAAACTGGGCCTTGGCCTCGTTCACCAGCTCACTGTACTGGGACACAATCTTAGCCTCAGCCTGGGCTGTCTGGACCTGCAATAAAAACACATAAGGTGTCAAGACATGTCTGGTCAGGAAGGAGGTAGGGGTTTTCCTTCAGTGAAAACATCTAACCTGCTGGGTTCACTGCATGCTTTTGATTACATAACATTACATAACATTGAAGCAGTTCGTCACTGTCAACCGAGAGACATGTAGGTGTAACAGTACTCTTCTTGCGTTGTGTACAATCCATCATCAACACAAACTCCATCTTGTAACACCAGTCATGGAGCTTTATTCTGATAGGAACAGCACAAAATTGCACGTCATGCAATGCACGGCTCACCATCCAACTCTGCACTCACGCACTGTACAAAATATACAAACCCCCCACCAGACACAGTAAGTTGCTAGCTAGTATTAGCTGGAATTCTCTACAACAAAATGCACAACAAATATTCACCAAAAAACACTGCATCTTATGTGTGATGTTCGAATAACATTTACAAACAAATTGATataaattatacatttacatcatcACTTGGGAGTATAAAAATCACTTTTGACGTACAGTGCTTTGCAACCAACAACTTACCGCTGGTTTGGTGCTTGTTCACTGGGACGATTCTAACTGAAACATCCTCCCTCATAAGCAAGCTACGCCAACCAGCCAATAAGATGCCATGTTGAGTAGGTGAAGGCAAGACAAAACCAAAAACCCATTGGCTTAACAATAAAGTGGCAAGGGGAATCACCAATATAACCCTGTTACACTCCCCCCTACTGAATTCCACTTGCaaagaataataataaaaatacaaaacgGCACTGTGCAAACATACCAGGTACAGAAACACTCAACATATGTACAGAataattcagagagagagaaaaaaaaagattgATATATTTTTATACTACCTAATATAGAAAACTAAAAGGTAAAGCTGTGTATATCAAGGATGCAGACCCTGCTTTAAAACAGTCACTAAATATTCCAGTCATTAGTGTCCTTAAActaacgtgacagaa from Coregonus clupeaformis isolate EN_2021a chromosome 3, ASM2061545v1, whole genome shotgun sequence harbors:
- the LOC121545552 gene encoding LOW QUALITY PROTEIN: MICOS complex subunit MIC60-like (The sequence of the model RefSeq protein was modified relative to this genomic sequence to represent the inferred CDS: inserted 2 bases in 1 codon; deleted 1 base in 1 codon); the encoded protein is MKARSTQAELDKLRGVIDGAKDSKIAAAQPSILAAEENLHSMVVDLDSVVTKVQTAQAEAKIVSQYSELVNEAKAQFQKXNSITPEMLAKWKGLTGKLTQDDLNSLIAHAHRRIDQLNRELAEQRVREQIHIKSALEQQKLEDKKALELAVSTALEHNREQMHLEQEKKVEETREVMEAEMQTQLRRRAAAHTDHLRDVPKVQELRSEEEEILNSTLMEKETEYLHLTQDQLDSFTLDMNAAYARLKGIEKAIDSHVIAEEEAPKAHQLWLSVEALNYTLRTAALNDPTERLEGAVQAIKESCAKNGFALALATALSSESLSRGVYSEASLHARFYVIRQLARRVALIDETRNSLYQYFLSYLQATLLFEKKQEAPPAKLSAEDLDTFKLLSYAAYSLEHGDLELAAKFINQLKGESRRVAQD